A window of the Lepus europaeus isolate LE1 chromosome 5, mLepTim1.pri, whole genome shotgun sequence genome harbors these coding sequences:
- the LOC133760582 gene encoding kelch domain-containing protein 7A-like, with amino-acid sequence MLPGAVEAPDWHWDMQLTGRVLLSAAALLLVTAAYRLYKSRPASAQQGSGNAKAKAEEEAEGSGQPVVQGAPAGARQTGPRRRRVSQGGSCEDPGVLASEASSRDGRPQSKGSREEPPGRWHPDSEQVPPRFRGREAGTTVGGKPSPPHCLPPSSEPESCPAGLASAAADGSGVGGEPVPRGGGTVPGQPGPGEREPCRQHCMAPAAGHSDMNPTWVFTRVTGVSREEAGALQAASDLGLALHQQEGATDASYTFSSVARVRVEENFIQQVEGRGLGLKGKVYDYYVESTSRAVSRRAPQTAALTEAPPPGALPGPPRAGVASRGPEQNTEDGAEAAASPPPVRAPSARGFSRKESLLQIAENPELQLQLRSFAAPAPPSPAQDAEAGSAGSSGEPHMQLVAGTNFFHVPLTPASAPDIRLDLGNCYEVLTLAKRQNLEALKEAAYKVMSDNYLQVLRSPDIYGCLSGAEREQILQRRLRGRKYLVVADVCPQRDAGRLCCYDDAQDAWHLLAHLPPEAVSRGCAICSLFNYVFVVSGCQGPGRQPSNRVFCYNPLTGIWSEVCPLNQARPHCRLVALAGHLYAIGGECLNTVERYDPRLDRWDFAPPLPNDTFALAHTATACANEIFVTGGSLRYLLLRFSVREQRWWAGPTGGSKDRTAEMVAVNGFLYRFDLHRSLGIGVYRCSASTRLWYECATARTPYPDAFQCAVVGERIYCVGPRRTLCFLADHISPRFVPSELQSFPAPQGTLLPTVLTLPAPDVPQTSV; translated from the coding sequence ATGCTCCCGGGAGCAGTGGAGGCCCCGGACTGGCATTGGGACATGCagctgacaggcagagtgctGCTGTCGGCCGCCGCCCTGCTCCTGGTGACCGCAGCCTACAGACTGTACAAGTCGAGGCCTGCCTCGGCGCAGCAGGGGAGTGGCAATGCCAAGGCCAAGGccgaggaggaagcagagggctCCGGGCAGCCTGTCGTCCAGGGGGCTCCTGCAGGTGCACGGCAGACGGGGCCGAGACGCCGGAGGGTCAGCCAGGGCGGCAGCTGTGAGGATCCAGGAGTCCTGGCCtcggaagcttcttccagagaCGGGAGGCCCCAGAGCAAAGGCTCCAGGGAGGAGCCGCCGGGCAGGTGGCACCCAGACTCGGAGCAGGTGCCTCCTCGCTTCCGTGGCCGCGAAGCAGGAACAACGGTTGGCGGTaagcccagccctccccactgcctcccgCCGAGCAGTGAACCCGAAAGCTGCCCAGCTGGACTCGCATCAGCGGCCGCGGACGGCAGCGGTGTGGGTGGCGAGCCTGTTCCCCGGGGGGGCGGCACGGTGCCGGGGCAGCCGGGGCCAGGGGAGCGGGAACCCTGCCGCCAGCATTGCATGGCCCCTGCAGCAGGCCATAGTGACATGAATCCGACCTGGGTCTTCACCCGCGTGACGGGGGTCAGCAGGGAAGAGGCCGGGGCCCTCCAGGCGGCgtctgacttgggcctggccctgcaccagcaggagGGCGCTACCGACGCCTCCTATACCTTCTCGTCGGTGGCTCGGGTCCGCGTGGAGGAGAATTTCATtcagcaggtggaggggagggggctcgggCTGAAGGGCAAGGTGTACGATTACTACGTGGAATCCACCTCGCGGGCCGTGTCCAGGCGGGCCCCCCAGACAGCAGCCTTGACTGAGGCTCCTCCCCCAGGGGCACTGCCAGGCCCCCCCAGAGCAGGGGTAGCCTCCAGAGGCCCGGAGCAGAACACGGAAGATGGAGCGGAAGCAGCCGCCTCCCCACCGCCTGTGCGGGCGCCCTCCGCACGCGGCTTCAGCAGGAAGGAGAGCCTCCTGCAGATCGCCGAGAACCCagagctgcagctccagctccggaGCTTCGCTGCCCCGgctccgcccagcccagcccaggacgCCGAGGCCGGCTCAGCCGGAAGCAGCGGCGAGCCCCACATGCAGCTCGTGGCCGGGACCAATTTCTTCCACGTTCCGCTCACCCCCGCTTCGGCCCCAGACATCCGCCTGGATCTGGGCAATTGCTACGAGGTTCTGACCTTGGCCAAGAGGCAGAACCTGGAGGCCCTCAAGGAGGCGGCCTACAAAGTGATGAGTGACAACTACCTCCAGGTGTTGCGCAGCCCGGACATCTACGGCTGCCTGAGTGGGGCGGAGCGGGAGCAGATCCTCCAGCGGCGGCTCCGCGGCCGCAAGTACCTGGTGGTGGCCGACGTGTGCCCCCAGCGCGACGCAGGCCGCCTCTGTTGCTATGACGATGCGCAGGATGCCTGGCACCTGCTGGCCCACTTGCCCCCTGAGGCTGTGTCCCGGGGCTGTGCCATCTGCAGTCTCTTCAATTATGTCTTCGTGGTGTCCGGCTGCCAGGGGCCGGGACGCCAGCCCTCCAACCGCGTCTTCTGTTACAACCCCCTGACGGGCATCTGGAGCGAGGTGTGCCCTCTGAACCAGGCCCGCCCGCACTGCCGGCTGGTGGCCCTGGCCGGGCACCTGTACGCCATCGGGGGCGAGTGTCTGAACACCGTTGAGCGCTACGACCCTCGGCTGGACCGCTGGGACTTCGCCCCGCCACTCCCCAACGACACCTTCGCCCTGGCGCACACGGCCACGGCGTGCGCCAACGAGATCTTCGTCACCGGGGGCTCCCTGCGCtacctgctgctccgcttctcgGTCCGGGAGCAGCGCTGGTGGGCCGGCCCCACGGGGGGCAGCAAGGACCGCACGGCCGAGATGGTGGCGGTCAACGGCTTCCTCTACCGCTTTGACCTCCACCGCAGCCTGGGCATCGGCGTGTAccgctgcagcgccagcacccggcTCTGGTACGAGTGCGCCACGGCCCGGACGCCTTACCCGGACGCCTTCCAGTGCGCCGTGGTGGGCGAGCGCATCTACTGCGTGGGGCCCCGGCGCACTCTCTGCTTCCTAGCCGACCACATCTCGCCCCGGTTTGTGCCCAGCGAGCTGCAGAGCTTCCCCGCCCCCCAGGGCACCCTCCTGCCGACCGTCCTGACCTTGCCCGCCCCTGATGTGCCTCAGACCAGCGTCTAG